The genomic DNA GGTCTTGCCGGATCCGCTGGCTCGCACGCAGCTTTTCGGCAGCGAAGAGGACGAGCCGGGCCACGAAGGTGTAGTCGTGTCGGACGTCGGGTCGCGGCACGCGACTCCAGGCCGCGAGTGCCTCCAGCGCTGCCCTGCGAAGTCCCTCGAGCGCCACCAGGTCGACCGTGTCGATGAGCCGCCCAGCCAGCGGTTCGTCGAAGAGGGCGAGGGCACTGTTCGAGCGGTTGAACGCACCGAGCGTCGGTGCGGTGACAGCGCGTCCGAGCCGGTGGATCGCCTCGACGGCAGGATCGTCCGGTGCGGAGCGCAGGACCTGGACAGCGAAAGCTCGGTCGAGCGACTCCGGCGGGACATCGGGCCCCGACCAGGCGACCGCAGCGCCTACCGCGTACGGAAAGAGCGAGAGGGAGAGCGGCTGGTAGTGACCGTAGTCGCCCCAATCGGTCAGCAGCATGCCGGAGGCACCGTGGGCGAGCCCGTCGCGGACGAGGCCACGGATGTTGGCGAGCGCGTTTTCGATGCGGGGAAAGAGGGTGTTCCAGCTCGATGTCCCCGGACAGACCCAGAAGGTACGGCCGAGCGAGCCGAGGAGCTCGGTCGAGGGGTACCGTTCCTGCGCCTCGTAGTGCCAGTCGAGCACGAGCACGTCGTCGGGCAGCTCGCGGACGAGGTCGGGATAGTGGAGCAGGATGTCGGCCCAGACCATGATCCGCCGACCGTAGCGGGCCGCGAGGTCACGCAAGCGCAAGAGGTGCCGGAGATAGAGCCGCCCCTTGCCGAGCTGGCGAGCGAGTTCCTTCGACTGGCCAGTCCCGAGGTCCCAGGTTTCGTCGCAGTCGACGTTGAACCAGGTGGAGGTGAAGTTCGGCAGGTAGTCGGCATAGAGTTCGTCCAACAGCCGGTACGTCTCCTCGCGGGCTGGCGTGAGCGTCCAGCGCCAACCGACTTCGTCGAGATGGGCATATCGGGGCAGGGAGAGCAAGCGGCGCTGGTGGCCGAACGATTGGAGGTTGGGGACGAGCTCGACGTGCCGCTCGCGGCAGTAGCGATCGAACGCGCGGATGTCGTCCGGCGTCAACGGGTCGCACCCCGCTCCGATCTCCGGATGACGGGGGAACGCGAACGTGTGCTCGACATAAAGCTGGACGTGGTTGTACTTGAGGTGGGAGAGCAGGTCGACGAGCTGGAAGAGCGTCTCGCGCGTCGGGACTTTGCCGCGCGAGACATCGAGCATGACGCCACGGTTGGGTAGCACGGGCCAGTCCCGCATGGTGAGAGCGGGAAGGTGCCGACCGCAGGCACGGACGAGCTGGCGGAGGGTCTGGATGCCGTAGAAGAGGCCAGCCGGCGTCGTCGCCGCGAGGACGAGCCGGCGAGCGCTGCACTGGATCGCGTACCCCTCGTCACCGGGAACCTCGAGACCCGGTGCCAGTGCACCCCGCAGCAGGACGATGCGGTTGGAGCCATCGAGCGGGTCGAGCGCCGCCCGGAGCGGGAGTGGTAGGCCGGTCACCGCACGAACGGTGGCTTGCAGCTGGCGAGCGGCGAAATCGAGCGAGGCGACTTCCGAAGCCGGGACGACGAGTTCGCTGTCCCAGTCGAGAAGCCAGGCATCCTCGGCAGAGCCAGGTGTGACCTCGCGTGGTGGGGGCAGGAGCGGGAGTTCCTCCGACATTCGATACCTCCTCTGGGTCAGTCACTCGCCGGACCGGCTCGGCTCGGACGAGGGGTCAGCGGGGAGATCCGGCGCGAGTGCCGGGCGCAAGCGACCGCCTGCCGCAGCGAGCCGGGCACGCGCCTGCACCGCATCGACACCGGTGAGCGCCATCAGGATGGCCGTCTTGGCCTCACCCCCAGCTCGCTCCAGGTAGCGGGCCGCGTCTTCCGGTTCGAGCCCAGTCACCTCTGCGACGATGCGCACGGCCCGCCACCACAGCTTGCGGTTGACCGGTCGCACGTCGACCATGAGGTTGCCGTACGTCCGGCCCAGCCGGACCATGACCGCGGTGCTCACGGTCGTGAGCGCGATCTTCTGCGCGGTTCCAGCCTTCATACGCGTCGAGCCAGCGAGCACTTCGGGACCGACGAGCGGCGCGACGACCAGGTCGGCCAGCTGCTCGAGCGGCGACGGACACTGGCACACGAGCGCCGCGACGAAGGCGCCGTGCTGGCGCGCCTGGGCGAGCGCACCGAGCACGTAGGGGGTACGCCCACTGGCGCTGATGCCGAGCACCGCGTCGTCGGGGCCGACACCGAGGGCCGCGATGTCGCGGGCACCCGCGGCCTCGTCGTCCTCGGCTTCCTCGACCGGTTCGTGCAGGGCGCGCATCCCACCAGCCAGGAGCGCCACGACGCGCCCCGGCTCCAGGCCGAAGGTCGGCCGACACTCGAGCGCATCGAGCACGGCGAGCCGGCCGGACGTCCCCGCGCCGACGTAGACGAGTCGGCCTCCGCGCTCCAGCCGCTCGGCCGCCGCATCGACGAGCGCAGCGAGCCGTACACGCTCACGCTGGAGCGCCGGGACGACGCGAGCCTCCTCCTCGAGCATGAGGTCGACGAGTTCCTGGCTCGAGAGCCGGTCGAGATCGCGCACGCGCGGGTCCGGACCCTCCGCTTCGCTCGCTCGGTCGCTCGGTTTCTCGACTGGATACCGCATCGTCTCGCTCCCATCACGGAGTCGAACCAGGGGCGTTGGCTGGTTCCCCGACGTCTCGCTCGAGCGGGACTCCGGCAGCAACGAGCCGTTCGGCGAACGCCGGACTGGCGTACGCGACCCGGCCGCGGCAGACCGTCCCGTGCACACGCAGGGAGGGATCGAGCACGACGAGATCGGCGTCGTAACCGGGTGCGAGCCTGCCCTTGCGGTGGGTCAGCCCGAGTGCCCGGGCGGGCGCCTCGCTGAGCATGCGCACCGCCTGTTCGACGGGTACCTCGACGAGCTCGACGAGGTTCCGGAGCGCGCGATCCATCGTGAGCAGGCTGCCGGCGATCGTGCCGTCGGCGAGGCGCGCCAGGTCGCCGTCGACCCGGGCTGCCAGGCCCGCGAAGGCGAAGGTCGTGCCGGTCGGCAAGCCGGCTCCCGGCTGTGCATCGGTGACCACGACCGTCCGCTCGGGGCCGAGCGCACGGGTGAGGACACGCATCACCGGCGGCAGGACATGGTGACCGTCGGCGACGAGTTCACCACAGGCCTCCGGGCACTCGACGAGCGCACCGAGCGGGCCAGGCGCGCGGTGGAGCAGCGGCGGCATGGCGTTGAAGCAGTGGGTGAGGAGCCGCGCGCCGCGCGCGAAGGCCTGGCGTGCGACCTCGTAGGTCGCGTCGGTGTGACCGAGCGCGACGGTCACGCCGGCAGCGACCAAGCGGTCGAGGACGTCCAGTGCGCCGGGGAGTTCGGGAGCGAGCGTGACGACACGCAGGTGTCCACCTGCGAGGGAGAGGAGCCGCTCGGCGAGCGCGCGATCGGGCAGGCGGAGCCAGGACGGATGGTGCGCACCCCGCCGCGACGGGTTCAGGAACGGCCCCTCCAGGTAGATGCCGAGGGGCAGGGCACCCTGGTCGTGTGCTGTGACCGCCTGAACGGCAGCGACGAGCTGCCGCTCGGGGAGGCCTTCCGGAACGCCGACGACGTTCACGAGGAACGCCGTCGTGCCAGTGC from Thermomicrobium sp. 4228-Ro includes the following:
- the murQ gene encoding N-acetylmuramic acid 6-phosphate etherase; this encodes MRYPVEKPSDRASEAEGPDPRVRDLDRLSSQELVDLMLEEEARVVPALQRERVRLAALVDAAAERLERGGRLVYVGAGTSGRLAVLDALECRPTFGLEPGRVVALLAGGMRALHEPVEEAEDDEAAGARDIAALGVGPDDAVLGISASGRTPYVLGALAQARQHGAFVAALVCQCPSPLEQLADLVVAPLVGPEVLAGSTRMKAGTAQKIALTTVSTAVMVRLGRTYGNLMVDVRPVNRKLWWRAVRIVAEVTGLEPEDAARYLERAGGEAKTAILMALTGVDAVQARARLAAAGGRLRPALAPDLPADPSSEPSRSGE
- a CDS encoding glycoside hydrolase family 20 zincin-like fold domain-containing protein produces the protein MSEELPLLPPPREVTPGSAEDAWLLDWDSELVVPASEVASLDFAARQLQATVRAVTGLPLPLRAALDPLDGSNRIVLLRGALAPGLEVPGDEGYAIQCSARRLVLAATTPAGLFYGIQTLRQLVRACGRHLPALTMRDWPVLPNRGVMLDVSRGKVPTRETLFQLVDLLSHLKYNHVQLYVEHTFAFPRHPEIGAGCDPLTPDDIRAFDRYCRERHVELVPNLQSFGHQRRLLSLPRYAHLDEVGWRWTLTPAREETYRLLDELYADYLPNFTSTWFNVDCDETWDLGTGQSKELARQLGKGRLYLRHLLRLRDLAARYGRRIMVWADILLHYPDLVRELPDDVLVLDWHYEAQERYPSTELLGSLGRTFWVCPGTSSWNTLFPRIENALANIRGLVRDGLAHGASGMLLTDWGDYGHYQPLSLSLFPYAVGAAVAWSGPDVPPESLDRAFAVQVLRSAPDDPAVEAIHRLGRAVTAPTLGAFNRSNSALALFDEPLAGRLIDTVDLVALEGLRRAALEALAAWSRVPRPDVRHDYTFVARLVLFAAEKLRASQRIRQDLRECAGPRGADRSEVLATLDRAIAEFSDQRRRLAALAAEFEAVWLRHARRSEIRQMLDRFAALDARYAAALAWLAEQRRRVESGQPLDAELRSYDAAGYRALWEEGLAELQRLAELVGTDELPPDIRAVLAQAGRTRDDAR
- the nagA gene encoding N-acetylglucosamine-6-phosphate deacetylase, which encodes MELAFVGAELVDAGTRRTGWRLAIAGSRILAVDHERSRAGAAVDLSGFLVVPGFIDLHTHGGGGVALHTTEPDEIWAYARWVTRTGTTAFLVNVVGVPEGLPERQLVAAVQAVTAHDQGALPLGIYLEGPFLNPSRRGAHHPSWLRLPDRALAERLLSLAGGHLRVVTLAPELPGALDVLDRLVAAGVTVALGHTDATYEVARQAFARGARLLTHCFNAMPPLLHRAPGPLGALVECPEACGELVADGHHVLPPVMRVLTRALGPERTVVVTDAQPGAGLPTGTTFAFAGLAARVDGDLARLADGTIAGSLLTMDRALRNLVELVEVPVEQAVRMLSEAPARALGLTHRKGRLAPGYDADLVVLDPSLRVHGTVCRGRVAYASPAFAERLVAAGVPLERDVGEPANAPGSTP